The Panicum hallii strain FIL2 chromosome 5, PHallii_v3.1, whole genome shotgun sequence genome contains the following window.
AAATTGATAGTAGATTTAGCAAGTTCCCATGTGTGTTAGTGCAATTGCTTCAACAATAGCCAATGATCTTTCATAATTTACTGGATCTGAGTTATGGAAGTACCAATCAATTATCAGCTCAGTTGGCTAGTCAGTTGACGTTTCATGTTACTTCTTGCTTCTTACAGTGTTAGTCATTTACATGCATGGTGGACTTAGGGAAGCAAATCTTGTTTTGTTTAAACCATTAAGTAACAGAATTTCTGTGCTTTATGTAGCAAAACATGTTTGAATCTTGTCATTTCGAGGATCAAGCTGCTGCGCAATAGGAGGGAGTTACAACTGATAAATATGCGCAAAGAGATGGTTCAGTATCTTCAGACTGGCCAGGAATCTATCGCAAGGATTCGAGTAGGTTGGAGTTATAGGCTTATAGCTATTTCTTTTGCATAGTTCTCATTTTTTGTATTATTTCCTTTGCATTTTCTGATCTATCATAGGTGGAGCATATTATTCGGGAGCAAAATATATTGGCTGCATATGAGATTGTGGAGCTTTTCTGTGAATTTGTTCTGGCACGAGTCCCTATTGTTGAGGTTCAAAAGTAGGTTCTGCTTTATTAATTGCGCTTGAATTTAATTATTAATGTCATGACTCATGACTCGAGATTCTTTTTTGGTCACCTAAAAGAATATGATCACACCTGTTAGTTTTCTCATGGACCAGGGAATGCCCCTTAGAACTGCGAGAAGCAATTGCTAGTATAATCTTTGCATCAGGAAGATGTTCAGACTTGCCTGAGCTAATGCATCTCCGCAATTTGTTTACCACCAAGTATGGCAAGGAGTTTGTTGCTGCTGCTATGGAGTTGCGGCCTGACAGTGGTGTCAATCGCACAGTAAGTGGAACCTCCAACATGTTCAAGCTGAAATTGTGTTGCTCACAAAGTGAGCATCTTTTACCTTTTCAAAATATTGAGCATCTTGTATACAGATAATCGAGAAGCTCTCGGTGAAGGCTCCATCAGGTGAATCAAAGCTGAAAGTTCTGAAAGCTATCGCCCAAGAGTACAATGTTGAATGGGATTCATCTAATACTGAAGCGGAATTCAACAAGAAATATGAAGATCTACTGGTAGCATTTGCTAACTCATACTTATTCCCTGCTTATTACACATGGATGCATATGAAAGGTTTTTCATGTTAGATCTTCAAATTTAGGTATTTACATTACTGGAGGTATAATGCTTAAACAACTAGCAATTACTATGTTAGGCCTAACATCACCTATTTGATGTTTCAGTTGAAGGAATTTGCTTAGATCTTTATGCTCATTCTGAGAAACCATTAGTTTCCTCTTGCGATTATTTAATTTCATGCAAGACACTGTTTTTTTGCATCTGACATTCAGATAGGAATGTCCAACTGTCAGCTGCATACTCCACATGATATGCCATAGTTGATTTCCTTGTAGCCTTGGTCTAATCTTCTGTATTTACCTCATTATCTTTTTACCATCACTGTTTGTAT
Protein-coding sequences here:
- the LOC112895422 gene encoding IST1-like protein produces the protein MSSLNSLFNRSTFGTKCKTCLNLVISRIKLLRNRRELQLINMRKEMVQYLQTGQESIARIRVEHIIREQNILAAYEIVELFCEFVLARVPIVEVQKECPLELREAIASIIFASGRCSDLPELMHLRNLFTTKYGKEFVAAAMELRPDSGVNRTIIEKLSVKAPSGESKLKVLKAIAQEYNVEWDSSNTEAEFNKKYEDLLDGSGSSVHQVQPPIIENSPVASASRDKPLALNPPVRDVEKHQVLESPSSPAGGSRAYVASKTIVATQEHHSPAEEISCTNPSSSDVLEKARAAIAAATRASAAARAAAELAKVKITSQ